In a single window of the Sphingosinicella microcystinivorans genome:
- a CDS encoding hydantoinase B/oxoprolinase family protein produces the protein MDQGWQFWIDRGGTFTDIVARAPDGTLKTAKLLSENPERYADAAIEGITRLLGRAPDASALSVKMGTTVATNALLERKGEPTLLAITRGFADALAIGYQARPKLFTRAIVKPSPLYAEVLEIDERVGADGGIVEPLDEAAAAAGFAAARARGIKAVAIVLMHGYRFPGHERRLRTLAEAAGFMQVSVSHEIAPLIKLVGRGDTAVADAYLSPALRRYVRQVTGALDPATRLMFMQSSGGLAGETAFTGANAILSGPAGGIVGMAKTAKAAGMTRVVGFDMGGTSTDVSLYTGSFERTHETVVAGARIRAPMLAIHTVAAGGGSICRFDGARLRVGPESAGANPGPMSYRRGGPLTITDCNLYLGRIQPAHFPAIFGPGGDRPLDRDAVIRHVDALADEVAAATGRAITGAALAEGFIAIAVDDMAKAVRQISIQRGHNVTTCALSSFGGAGGQHACKVADALGIGRVYVHPLAGLLSALGMGLADLTALRERTLGAPLDEGIAAAEALADTLEADARAALAAQADDLAGVSVSRRAELRYAGADSGLSLALSAPDAMRAAFEAEHRARFGYVMPGGALVIEAVGVEATGHWPAPPIRVEGAAHDASACTMITDGKPVEAPVLARGALVPGAVIDGPAVILEDGATTVIDAGWRGKVSPAGDLVLRRVVPLPATRALGTDADPVMVEIFNNRFMAIAEEMGIALQTTAHSVNIKERLDFSCALFDVGGGLIANAPHMPVHLGSMGDSVRAVIRAHSGRMRPGDAYALNNPMNGGTHLPDVTVVAPVFARPDGGDILFYTAARGHQADIGGLTPGSMPPDSKTLDEEGVLFDSDLLVSAGEFREAETRAILSSGPCPARNPAQNIADLKAQVAACTRGGDALRAMIAEFGLDTVEAYTRHVQDNAEAAVRQAIGALSDGHFRYAMDNGAAVEVRVTVDRESRSATVDFTGTSAQLPDNFNAPLSVCRAAVLYVFRTLVDDEIPMNEGCLRPITLIVPEGTMLNPAAGAAVVAGNVETSQVICDALYGALGVMAAAQGTMNNLTFGNARHQYYETIAGGAGAGPDFDGADAVQTHMTNSRLTDPEVLELRFPVRVETFAIRRGSGGTGRRKGGDGVVRRLRFLEAMTVSLLANRRRVAPFGLSGGADAKPGAGRIVRADGRVEPLAATARAEVAPGDAVEIETPGGGGFGKE, from the coding sequence ATGGATCAGGGCTGGCAATTCTGGATCGACCGCGGCGGCACGTTCACGGACATCGTCGCGCGCGCGCCCGACGGCACGCTGAAAACCGCCAAGCTGCTCTCCGAAAACCCGGAGCGCTATGCCGACGCGGCGATCGAGGGCATCACGCGCCTGCTCGGCCGCGCGCCGGACGCGAGCGCCCTGTCGGTGAAGATGGGCACCACCGTCGCCACCAACGCGCTCCTCGAACGCAAGGGCGAGCCGACGCTGCTCGCAATCACGCGCGGCTTCGCCGACGCGCTCGCCATCGGCTACCAGGCCCGCCCGAAGCTGTTCACCCGCGCCATCGTGAAGCCCTCGCCGCTCTATGCCGAAGTGCTGGAGATCGACGAGCGCGTGGGGGCGGACGGCGGGATCGTCGAACCCCTCGACGAAGCCGCGGCGGCGGCAGGCTTCGCTGCCGCACGCGCGCGCGGCATCAAGGCCGTCGCCATCGTCCTGATGCACGGCTACCGCTTCCCCGGGCATGAGCGGCGCCTGAGGACCCTCGCCGAAGCCGCCGGTTTCATGCAGGTTTCCGTCAGCCACGAAATCGCACCGCTCATCAAGCTCGTCGGGCGCGGCGACACCGCGGTGGCCGACGCCTACCTCTCCCCGGCGCTCCGCCGCTACGTGCGGCAGGTGACGGGCGCGCTCGATCCCGCGACGCGCCTGATGTTCATGCAGTCGAGCGGCGGGCTTGCGGGCGAGACCGCGTTCACGGGCGCGAACGCCATCCTTTCCGGCCCCGCGGGCGGCATCGTCGGCATGGCGAAGACGGCCAAGGCCGCGGGCATGACCCGCGTCGTCGGCTTCGACATGGGCGGCACCTCCACAGACGTCTCGCTCTACACCGGCAGCTTCGAGCGCACGCACGAGACGGTCGTCGCGGGCGCCCGCATCCGCGCGCCGATGCTCGCCATCCACACGGTCGCGGCGGGCGGCGGCTCGATCTGCCGCTTCGACGGCGCGCGGCTGCGCGTCGGCCCCGAATCGGCGGGCGCGAACCCCGGCCCGATGAGCTACCGGCGCGGCGGGCCGCTCACCATCACCGACTGCAATCTCTACCTCGGCCGCATCCAGCCCGCGCACTTCCCGGCGATCTTCGGCCCCGGCGGCGACCGGCCGCTCGACCGCGACGCCGTTATCCGCCACGTCGATGCCCTCGCCGACGAAGTCGCCGCCGCCACCGGCCGCGCGATCACCGGCGCGGCGCTCGCGGAAGGCTTCATCGCCATCGCCGTCGACGACATGGCGAAGGCCGTGCGGCAGATTTCCATCCAGCGCGGCCACAACGTCACCACCTGCGCGCTGTCCAGCTTCGGCGGCGCGGGCGGGCAGCACGCCTGCAAGGTCGCCGACGCGCTCGGCATCGGCCGGGTCTACGTGCATCCGCTCGCCGGTCTGCTCTCGGCGCTCGGCATGGGCCTCGCCGACCTCACCGCCTTGCGCGAACGCACGCTCGGCGCGCCGCTCGATGAGGGCATCGCCGCCGCCGAAGCCCTCGCCGACACGCTCGAAGCCGACGCCCGCGCCGCCCTTGCCGCGCAGGCGGACGACCTCGCGGGCGTTTCCGTCTCCCGCCGCGCGGAGCTTCGTTACGCGGGCGCGGACAGCGGCCTTTCGCTTGCGCTCTCCGCGCCGGATGCGATGCGCGCGGCTTTCGAGGCCGAGCACCGTGCCCGCTTCGGCTACGTGATGCCGGGCGGCGCGCTGGTCATCGAGGCCGTCGGCGTCGAGGCGACCGGCCACTGGCCCGCGCCGCCGATCCGCGTGGAAGGCGCGGCGCACGATGCCTCCGCCTGCACGATGATCACGGACGGCAAGCCCGTGGAAGCGCCCGTGCTCGCGCGCGGCGCGCTCGTGCCCGGCGCGGTCATCGACGGCCCCGCCGTCATCCTCGAAGACGGGGCGACCACGGTGATCGACGCAGGCTGGCGCGGCAAGGTCTCGCCCGCGGGCGACCTCGTCCTCCGCCGCGTCGTCCCCCTCCCCGCCACGCGCGCGCTCGGCACGGACGCCGACCCGGTGATGGTCGAGATCTTCAACAACCGCTTCATGGCGATCGCCGAGGAGATGGGCATCGCGCTCCAGACCACCGCGCATTCGGTGAACATCAAGGAGCGGCTCGATTTCTCCTGCGCGCTCTTCGATGTGGGCGGCGGCCTCATCGCCAACGCGCCGCACATGCCCGTGCACCTCGGCTCGATGGGGGACAGCGTGCGCGCCGTCATCCGCGCCCACAGTGGCCGGATGCGCCCGGGAGACGCCTACGCGCTCAACAACCCGATGAACGGCGGCACGCACCTGCCGGACGTCACCGTCGTCGCGCCCGTGTTCGCGCGCCCCGACGGCGGCGACATATTGTTCTACACGGCGGCGCGCGGCCATCAGGCCGACATCGGCGGCCTCACCCCCGGCTCGATGCCACCGGATTCGAAGACGCTGGATGAGGAAGGCGTGCTGTTCGACAGCGACCTCCTCGTCTCGGCAGGTGAATTTCGCGAAGCCGAAACGCGCGCGATCCTCTCGTCCGGCCCCTGCCCGGCCCGCAATCCCGCCCAGAACATCGCCGACCTGAAGGCGCAGGTCGCCGCCTGCACGCGCGGTGGAGACGCGCTCCGCGCCATGATCGCCGAGTTCGGCCTCGATACGGTGGAGGCCTACACGCGCCATGTGCAGGACAATGCCGAGGCCGCCGTGCGGCAGGCCATCGGCGCGCTGTCGGACGGGCATTTCCGCTACGCGATGGACAACGGCGCGGCGGTCGAGGTCCGCGTCACCGTGGACCGGGAAAGCCGCTCGGCCACGGTCGATTTCACCGGCACCAGCGCCCAGCTCCCCGACAATTTCAACGCGCCTTTGTCGGTCTGCCGCGCCGCCGTGCTCTACGTGTTCCGCACGCTCGTCGACGACGAGATCCCGATGAACGAGGGCTGCCTGCGTCCGATCACGCTGATCGTCCCCGAAGGCACGATGCTCAATCCCGCGGCGGGTGCCGCCGTCGTGGCGGGCAACGTGGAGACGAGCCAGGTGATCTGCGACGCGCTCTACGGCGCGCTCGGCGTGATGGCCGCCGCGCAGGGCACGATGAACAATCTTACCTTCGGGAACGCCCGCCACCAGTATTACGAGACGATCGCGGGCGGCGCGGGCGCGGGTCCGGACTTCGACGGCGCCGACGCCGTGCAGACGCACATGACCAACAGCCGCCTCACCGACCCCGAAGTGCTCGAACTCCGCTTCCCCGTCCGCGTCGAAACCTTCGCTATCCGGCGCGGCTCGGGCGGCACGGGCCGCCGCAAGGGCGGCGACGGCGTCGTCCGCCGCCTCAGGTTCCTCGAAGCGATGACGGTCAGCCTGCTCGCCAACCGCCGCCGCGTCGCGCCGTTCGGCCTCTCGGGCGGCGCGGATGCGAAGCCGGGCGCGGGCCGCATCGTCCGCGCGGACGGCAGGGTGGAGCCGCTCGCCGCAACCGCGCGCGCCGAGGTCGCGCCCGGCGACGCCGTGGAAATCGAGACACCCGGCGGCGGCGGGTTCGGCAAGGAATAG
- a CDS encoding helix-turn-helix domain-containing protein: MSDIRPAAEALRDMVEHSAPSFRIAITDNICSKRPMVDDEGNPLSSEVFGFVSDEERQWSEHRVALSSPLLRACRYESEPFWANEEGFRTQQPNPYLDGIDLSNFDKRAMCAAAVVIPVHLPFGQIGVAVIGSARNLKDLSEVYESHADEWGVYAHRFLAGYVKLMRTRKWLPMDCQLTKREVECLRWAAVGKTDKEISLILARSHATVRFHIQNAGEKLDAVNRSQTIFKAAQLGYLGLAA, translated from the coding sequence ATGAGCGACATCCGTCCCGCCGCGGAAGCGCTGCGCGACATGGTGGAGCACAGCGCGCCGAGCTTCCGGATCGCGATCACGGACAATATCTGCTCGAAGCGCCCGATGGTGGACGACGAGGGCAACCCGCTTTCGTCGGAGGTGTTCGGCTTCGTCAGCGACGAGGAACGACAGTGGAGCGAGCACCGCGTGGCGCTCAGCTCTCCGCTGCTCCGGGCGTGCCGCTACGAGAGCGAACCGTTCTGGGCGAACGAGGAGGGCTTCCGGACGCAGCAGCCGAACCCGTATCTCGACGGCATCGACCTTTCGAACTTCGACAAGCGGGCGATGTGCGCGGCGGCGGTGGTGATCCCCGTGCACCTGCCGTTCGGCCAGATCGGCGTTGCCGTGATCGGCTCGGCGCGCAACCTGAAGGATCTTTCGGAGGTGTACGAAAGCCATGCCGACGAATGGGGCGTCTACGCGCACCGCTTCCTCGCGGGCTATGTGAAGCTGATGCGGACCCGCAAGTGGCTGCCGATGGATTGCCAGCTCACCAAGCGCGAGGTCGAGTGCCTGCGCTGGGCGGCGGTGGGCAAGACCGACAAGGAGATCAGCCTGATCCTCGCGCGGAGCCACGCCACGGTGCGCTTTCATATCCAGAACGCGGGCGAGAAGCTGGACGCGGTGAACCGCAGCCAGACGATCTTCAAGGCCGCGCAGCTCGGCTATCTGGGGCTCGCCGCCTGA
- a CDS encoding DUF1134 domain-containing protein, with product MLGMGRAGVAVFSMMILAASARAQDANADLAPVPGSEAAYGTISADVPASTAPVAQTPAAPPPPPPSAAPSAQSGVPAAPATNAAPGAVGDGDLQPVFSQSEVLTAAENVFGRGAEGLARMIETVFKDLGQPNAYIAGREGGGAIGVGVRYGEGKLYHKVEGEMPIYWRGPSVGFDVGADGSKTFILIYKLYDTEELFRAYPAAEGKAYVIGGLSAQYVQRGDVVIVPIKLGVGWRLGVNAGYLRFSKKKSLLPF from the coding sequence ATGTTGGGCATGGGCCGGGCCGGTGTGGCAGTGTTCTCGATGATGATCCTCGCAGCCTCCGCGCGTGCGCAGGACGCCAATGCCGATCTTGCGCCGGTCCCGGGGAGCGAGGCCGCCTACGGCACGATATCGGCCGACGTGCCGGCGTCGACGGCGCCCGTGGCCCAGACGCCCGCCGCTCCGCCGCCTCCGCCGCCTTCGGCGGCACCTTCCGCGCAAAGCGGCGTCCCTGCCGCTCCCGCCACGAACGCCGCCCCCGGCGCGGTCGGTGACGGCGACCTGCAACCGGTATTCAGCCAGAGCGAGGTGCTCACCGCCGCCGAAAACGTCTTCGGGCGCGGCGCGGAAGGGCTCGCGCGCATGATCGAGACGGTCTTCAAGGACCTCGGCCAGCCCAACGCCTATATCGCCGGGCGTGAGGGCGGCGGCGCCATCGGCGTCGGCGTGCGCTACGGCGAAGGCAAGCTCTACCACAAGGTGGAAGGCGAGATGCCGATCTACTGGCGCGGGCCCTCGGTGGGCTTCGACGTCGGCGCCGACGGCAGCAAGACGTTCATCCTCATCTACAAGCTGTACGACACGGAGGAACTGTTCCGCGCCTATCCGGCGGCGGAGGGCAAGGCCTATGTGATCGGCGGACTTTCCGCGCAATACGTGCAGCGCGGCGACGTCGTGATCGTGCCGATCAAGCTCGGCGTCGGCTGGCGGCTCGGCGTGAACGCCGGCTACCTGCGCTTTTCCAAGAAGAAGAGCCTGCTGCCCTTCTAG
- a CDS encoding MarR family transcriptional regulator, with amino-acid sequence MAETFSAAGPPRVQLALPPTLETELRPNLDAAGLGHVRIEAAALFAEPPAPLATLPLIVAAEGGLVAGTGRPLADVGILSKTAPVIVILDDDALDDALSIMDIEGVELAAWPLNAEETLSILERIDIGQGYGVGVRETGRDAFVQLGMLSDEVSRIADQLARLASRQDAAMLLPAATDRSAAETARSLREIIRKRQARKQFFPAELFADPAWDIMLDLAAARLEGKQVSVSSFCIAADVPTTTALRWIKGMTDAGLLVRRSNPGDGRRSFIDLSDAAADAMDRYIALVEGGAI; translated from the coding sequence ATGGCCGAAACCTTTTCCGCGGCGGGACCACCGCGTGTCCAGCTGGCGCTGCCGCCGACGCTGGAGACGGAACTCCGCCCGAACCTCGATGCCGCCGGTCTCGGCCACGTGCGGATCGAAGCCGCAGCGCTCTTCGCGGAGCCGCCCGCGCCGCTGGCGACGCTGCCGCTGATCGTGGCCGCGGAAGGCGGTCTTGTTGCAGGTACGGGACGGCCTTTGGCGGATGTCGGAATTCTGTCCAAAACCGCTCCAGTTATAGTCATTCTGGACGACGATGCGTTGGACGACGCGTTGTCCATTATGGATATTGAAGGTGTCGAACTGGCCGCATGGCCGCTGAACGCCGAGGAAACCTTGAGCATTCTCGAACGCATCGACATCGGGCAGGGCTATGGTGTGGGCGTCCGCGAGACGGGACGCGACGCCTTCGTGCAACTCGGGATGCTGAGCGATGAGGTGAGCCGTATCGCCGATCAGCTCGCCCGCCTCGCGAGCAGGCAGGACGCGGCGATGCTGCTGCCGGCCGCGACGGACCGCAGCGCTGCCGAGACCGCGCGGAGCCTTCGCGAGATCATCCGCAAGCGTCAGGCGCGAAAGCAGTTCTTTCCGGCCGAGCTGTTCGCCGATCCGGCGTGGGACATCATGCTCGACCTCGCGGCCGCACGGCTGGAAGGCAAGCAGGTCAGCGTTTCCAGTTTCTGCATCGCCGCCGACGTGCCGACGACGACGGCGCTCCGCTGGATCAAGGGCATGACCGACGCAGGGCTGCTCGTGCGCCGCAGCAATCCCGGGGACGGGCGCCGGAGCTTCATCGACCTTTCCGACGCGGCGGCGGACGCGATGGATCGCTACATTGCCCTCGTCGAGGGCGGCGCGATCTGA
- a CDS encoding serine hydrolase domain-containing protein: MPAQADRFDPVRAAIREQLVENGVPSIAVAVMQDGKILWEEGFGWADREKRTPADAHTMYSLASISKPITATGLMTLVQGGKVDLDRPADDYLGSAKLTARVGDARAATVRRVAGHTAGLPLHYQFFYEDEPVARPPMGETIRRYANLVSAPGERYQYSNLGFGILDEIISRTSGLSYADFMRREVFLPLGLTHTSVDIGPGLEAFAATRYDRNGAPIPFYTFDHPGASAVFSSAHDLIRFAGFHLKNRLPGQKQILSAAMIDEMHRPVDPQAVREEGSGYGVGFSVRTKDGYRVVSHTGGMAGVATIMQLFPDRNAALVVLTNSSSPAPRIIADRIAAIMLPGWKPSPAPVEPQASPFTPTPELAGIWKGTLSAPEREMPVELVFQADGLIRATFGDQLPTLVSKARFDKGVFEGDLNARIPNPDTRRYSYAVRLALRLDGTTLRGAATAVGDTDNDRVRNALMHWLWFTKQP, translated from the coding sequence GTGCCTGCGCAGGCTGACCGTTTCGATCCGGTTCGTGCCGCCATCCGGGAGCAGCTTGTCGAGAACGGCGTGCCTTCCATCGCCGTAGCCGTCATGCAGGACGGCAAGATCCTATGGGAAGAGGGCTTCGGCTGGGCGGACCGGGAGAAGCGGACTCCGGCGGACGCGCACACCATGTATTCGCTCGCGTCCATTTCGAAGCCGATCACGGCCACCGGGCTGATGACGCTGGTGCAGGGCGGCAAGGTCGATCTCGACAGGCCTGCCGATGACTATCTTGGTAGCGCCAAGCTGACCGCGCGGGTCGGCGATGCGCGCGCAGCGACGGTGCGGCGCGTGGCGGGGCACACCGCCGGCCTGCCGCTGCACTACCAGTTCTTCTACGAGGATGAGCCGGTCGCTCGGCCGCCGATGGGCGAGACCATCCGGCGTTATGCAAACCTCGTGAGCGCGCCCGGCGAGCGCTACCAGTATTCCAATCTCGGGTTCGGCATCCTCGACGAGATCATCAGCCGCACATCGGGCCTCAGTTACGCGGACTTCATGCGCCGCGAGGTGTTCCTGCCGCTCGGGCTCACGCATACGTCGGTCGACATCGGCCCCGGCCTCGAAGCCTTTGCGGCGACGCGCTACGACAGGAACGGAGCGCCGATCCCGTTCTACACGTTCGATCATCCCGGCGCTTCGGCGGTCTTTTCAAGTGCACACGATCTGATCCGTTTCGCGGGGTTCCACCTCAAGAACCGCCTGCCGGGGCAAAAGCAGATCCTCAGCGCCGCGATGATCGACGAAATGCACCGCCCGGTCGATCCGCAAGCAGTGCGCGAGGAGGGCAGCGGCTACGGCGTCGGCTTCAGCGTGCGCACCAAGGACGGCTATCGTGTCGTGTCGCACACGGGCGGCATGGCCGGTGTCGCCACGATCATGCAGCTTTTCCCGGATCGCAACGCCGCGTTGGTGGTCCTCACCAATTCCAGCAGCCCCGCGCCGCGGATCATCGCCGACAGGATCGCTGCGATCATGCTGCCGGGCTGGAAGCCGTCGCCTGCGCCTGTAGAGCCGCAAGCGTCCCCGTTCACGCCGACACCCGAGCTTGCGGGAATCTGGAAGGGCACGCTGTCGGCGCCTGAAAGGGAGATGCCGGTCGAACTCGTCTTTCAGGCGGACGGGCTGATCCGCGCCACGTTCGGCGACCAGTTGCCGACTCTCGTTTCCAAGGCGCGGTTCGACAAGGGCGTCTTCGAAGGCGATCTCAATGCGCGCATTCCGAACCCCGATACGCGGCGCTACAGTTACGCCGTCCGTCTGGCGCTGAGGCTGGACGGCACGACGCTGCGCGGCGCCGCCACGGCGGTCGGGGATACCGATAATGATCGCGTGCGCAACGCGCTGATGCACTGGCTGTGGTTTACGAAGCAGCCCTGA
- a CDS encoding M13 family metallopeptidase yields MKTIFLYAAATAALLAVPALAADTPEIAPWGFDAAGMDRSIAPGDDFLGYGGGTYLRQLEIPADRSNYGMFTKLRDLSQERTREIIEAAAGSHAGKGSAGQKVGDYYASFLDEAAIEAKGLAPIKADLDAVTALGSKPAFAAALGDALRSYGPSPFLYYVNQDEKAPDHYIPVFYQGGIGLPDRDYYLVDNPAYVDAREKYKAHIARMFALAGVSAADAAKKAAAIYDLEHKFAKVHWTVVDSRDSDKAYNKWTKADFAAKAPGLDWNAFFAAAGLGNQNEFIVSQPSSFTGMAKIIGDADLATLRDWLAFKTLKDAAPLLPKAFVDENFAFEGMTLSGTPEIQPRWKRGVDSVNGALGEAVGELYVARYFTPEAKAKADELVRNLIAAMDARIANLAWMTPETKVKARAKLASFKPKIGYPVKWIDYSALEIVPGDAFGNARRAAVFEYDRNLAKLGKPIDRDEWFMTPQTVNAYANPTMNEVVFPAAILQPPFFDPNADAAVNYGAIGAVIGHEITHHFDDQGRKYDPTGKLADWWTPEDVTRFKVYTDQVVAQYGAYEPLPGSHINGELTLGENIADIAGLTVAYDAYTKSLGGKPAPVLDGFTGDQRFFLGYSQIWRQKYRDAQLQQQLATDPHTPGNWRPTAVRNLDGWYRAFNVKPGQKLYLPEDQRIRIW; encoded by the coding sequence ATGAAGACCATTTTCCTGTACGCCGCCGCCACGGCGGCGCTGCTTGCTGTGCCCGCGCTTGCCGCCGACACGCCCGAGATCGCCCCGTGGGGCTTCGATGCGGCGGGCATGGACCGCAGCATCGCGCCGGGCGACGACTTCCTCGGCTACGGCGGCGGCACCTATCTGCGCCAGCTCGAAATCCCCGCCGACCGTTCGAACTACGGCATGTTCACGAAGCTGCGCGACCTCAGCCAGGAACGCACCCGCGAGATCATCGAGGCCGCTGCGGGAAGTCATGCGGGCAAGGGGTCCGCTGGTCAGAAGGTCGGCGACTATTATGCGAGTTTTCTCGACGAGGCGGCGATCGAGGCGAAGGGACTGGCGCCGATCAAGGCCGATCTCGATGCCGTCACGGCGTTGGGGTCGAAGCCTGCATTCGCCGCAGCGCTCGGTGACGCCCTCCGCAGCTACGGCCCGTCGCCGTTCCTCTACTACGTCAATCAGGACGAGAAGGCGCCGGACCACTACATCCCGGTCTTCTATCAGGGCGGCATCGGCCTTCCGGACCGCGACTACTACCTCGTCGACAACCCGGCCTACGTGGACGCGCGGGAGAAGTACAAGGCGCACATCGCGCGCATGTTCGCGCTTGCGGGCGTGTCCGCCGCGGACGCCGCGAAGAAGGCCGCCGCCATCTACGACCTCGAGCACAAGTTCGCCAAGGTGCACTGGACCGTCGTCGACAGCCGCGATTCCGACAAGGCCTACAACAAGTGGACGAAGGCGGATTTCGCCGCGAAGGCGCCGGGCCTCGACTGGAATGCCTTCTTCGCTGCGGCGGGGCTCGGGAACCAGAACGAATTCATCGTCAGCCAGCCGAGCAGCTTCACGGGCATGGCGAAGATCATCGGCGATGCCGATTTGGCAACGCTCCGCGATTGGCTCGCCTTCAAGACGCTGAAAGACGCTGCACCGCTACTGCCCAAGGCGTTCGTGGACGAGAACTTCGCGTTCGAAGGCATGACGCTGTCAGGCACGCCCGAAATCCAGCCGCGCTGGAAGCGGGGCGTCGATTCCGTGAACGGCGCGCTCGGCGAAGCCGTCGGCGAGCTTTACGTCGCCAGGTACTTCACGCCTGAGGCGAAGGCGAAGGCGGACGAACTCGTCCGCAACCTCATCGCGGCGATGGACGCGCGCATCGCGAACCTCGCGTGGATGACTCCGGAAACCAAGGTGAAGGCACGCGCGAAGCTGGCGTCGTTCAAGCCGAAGATCGGTTATCCGGTGAAGTGGATCGACTATTCGGCGCTTGAGATCGTGCCGGGCGACGCCTTCGGCAACGCCAGGCGCGCGGCAGTGTTCGAATACGACCGCAACCTTGCCAAGCTCGGCAAGCCCATCGACCGCGACGAGTGGTTCATGACGCCGCAGACGGTGAATGCCTATGCGAACCCCACGATGAACGAGGTCGTGTTCCCCGCCGCCATCCTGCAACCGCCGTTCTTCGATCCGAACGCCGATGCGGCGGTCAACTACGGTGCCATAGGCGCGGTGATCGGTCACGAGATCACGCACCATTTCGATGATCAGGGTCGCAAGTACGATCCCACCGGCAAGCTCGCGGACTGGTGGACGCCGGAGGACGTGACGCGCTTCAAGGTCTATACCGATCAGGTCGTGGCGCAGTACGGCGCCTACGAGCCGCTCCCCGGCTCTCATATCAACGGCGAGCTGACGCTCGGCGAGAACATCGCCGACATCGCGGGCCTCACGGTCGCCTACGACGCCTACACGAAATCGCTCGGCGGCAAGCCCGCACCGGTGCTCGACGGTTTCACCGGCGACCAGCGCTTCTTCCTCGGCTACTCGCAGATCTGGCGGCAGAAGTATCGCGACGCCCAGCTCCAGCAGCAGCTTGCGACGGACCCGCACACGCCGGGCAACTGGCGGCCGACCGCCGTGCGTAACCTCGATGGGTGGTATCGGGCCTTCAATGTGAAGCCCGGCCAGAAGCTCTATCTCCCCGAAGACCAGCGCATCCGCATCTGGTAA
- a CDS encoding sulfite oxidase-like oxidoreductase, which yields MDGFREKLVETKKAWARAGRLLTGKTAEHGVDRLPPGQRLVENWPVLDLGIQPDVPKADWRLVIDGAVENPVTWDWDAFLAQPQMEDVSDIHCVTQWSRYDNRWNGVSTRRIADVVKPHADVKHVLFTSYDGYTTNVEYAHFLEEDCLVAHTHDGRPISREHGGPARLVIPRYYFWKSPKWVKRISFTTGDKPGFWEVRGYHNVGDPWLEQRYS from the coding sequence ATGGACGGGTTCCGGGAAAAGCTGGTTGAAACCAAGAAGGCGTGGGCGCGCGCCGGGCGCCTGCTGACGGGCAAGACCGCCGAGCATGGCGTCGACCGCCTGCCGCCGGGCCAGCGTCTCGTGGAAAACTGGCCGGTGCTCGACCTCGGCATCCAGCCCGATGTGCCGAAGGCGGACTGGCGGCTTGTCATCGACGGCGCGGTCGAAAACCCGGTGACGTGGGACTGGGACGCCTTCCTCGCGCAGCCGCAGATGGAAGACGTGTCCGACATCCACTGCGTCACGCAGTGGTCGCGCTACGACAACCGCTGGAACGGCGTCTCGACGCGCCGCATTGCCGACGTGGTGAAGCCGCACGCCGACGTGAAGCACGTGCTCTTCACCAGCTACGACGGCTACACGACGAATGTCGAATACGCGCACTTCCTCGAGGAGGACTGCCTCGTCGCGCACACGCACGACGGCCGGCCGATCAGCCGCGAACACGGCGGACCGGCGCGGCTCGTGATCCCGCGCTACTATTTCTGGAAGAGCCCCAAGTGGGTGAAGCGCATCAGCTTCACCACCGGGGACAAGCCGGGCTTCTGGGAAGTGCGCGGCTACCACAATGTCGGCGATCCGTGGCTGGAGCAGCGCTACAGTTAG
- a CDS encoding DUF2062 domain-containing protein, which yields MRLIKWLKEKRPSREAMLENRWMRPFANTIGNPVIWHFNRKSVARGVALGMFFGLSIPFAQAPAAALFAVPCRANLPIAAFVTFISNPVTTPFIYLAAYEIGRWMLRMQDGGLVNMTADHWFEELTVVLTNAPLPVALGLFTIATLGAVIGYLGIHGIWRLWIHQRLEARRKRDARRTGDGDGRVPGKAG from the coding sequence ATGCGGCTCATCAAATGGCTGAAGGAAAAGCGCCCCTCGCGCGAGGCGATGCTGGAAAACCGCTGGATGCGGCCCTTCGCCAACACCATCGGCAATCCCGTCATCTGGCACTTCAATCGCAAGTCGGTGGCGCGCGGCGTCGCGCTCGGCATGTTCTTCGGGCTCTCGATTCCCTTCGCGCAGGCCCCGGCGGCAGCGCTGTTCGCGGTGCCGTGCCGTGCGAACCTGCCGATCGCGGCGTTCGTCACCTTCATCTCGAACCCCGTTACGACGCCGTTCATCTATCTGGCCGCCTACGAGATCGGGCGCTGGATGCTGCGTATGCAGGACGGCGGCCTCGTCAACATGACGGCCGATCACTGGTTCGAGGAACTGACCGTGGTGCTCACGAATGCGCCGCTGCCCGTGGCGCTCGGCCTGTTCACCATCGCGACGCTGGGCGCGGTGATCGGCTACCTCGGCATTCACGGCATATGGCGGCTCTGGATTCACCAGCGGCTGGAAGCGCGGCGGAAGCGGGATGCACGGCGGACGGGAGACGGCGATGGACGGGTTCCGGGAAAAGCTGGTTGA